The Streptomyces sp. RKAG293 genome includes a region encoding these proteins:
- a CDS encoding MDR family MFS transporter, whose protein sequence is MENPAQASPAAEDTSPQPIGRQAKLAIGGVMAAMLLSALDQTVVSIALPSIVSDLGGLDRLPWVVTVYLVTSMAVTPLWGKISDLYGRRPVVQGAITVFVLGSVACAGAQSIWQLIVFRGVQGIGAGGLFVLALAVIADVVPPAQRGRYQGMFGGVFGLASIGGPLVGGWFTDGPGWRWIFLINVPVGILALVATAVGLRARNEQRRHDIDYAGAALIVGAVTCALLYLNWAGEEYGWTAAGPLLLILGAVLLAVLFVWAELRAGEPVIPMALFRNPVFGIGALFGFLAGATMFGGIVFLPLWFQSVMGLSSTRSGLAMLPAMFGLMATSIGSGQLISRTGKYKIFPVAGSAVLVVAMLLLAQLDVDTPYWQAGLSTALFGAGVGLVMQPIITAVQNSVEMKDMGAATSAVNFYQRMGSAMGVAVLGSVLTTRLADLGAGGGSGAGKVADIQGLAEPLRSKVLNGYADALSDVFLLCAPLIAVAFVVSLFLKEMPRTAPQQAAPIAEEATAKD, encoded by the coding sequence ATGGAAAACCCCGCACAGGCGTCTCCCGCGGCGGAGGACACGTCGCCCCAGCCGATCGGCCGGCAAGCCAAGCTGGCGATCGGGGGAGTGATGGCCGCGATGCTGCTGTCGGCTCTGGACCAGACCGTCGTCAGCATCGCCCTGCCGAGCATCGTCAGCGACCTCGGCGGACTCGACCGGCTGCCCTGGGTGGTGACGGTGTACCTGGTCACCTCCATGGCCGTCACCCCGCTGTGGGGCAAGATCTCCGACCTGTACGGCCGCAGGCCGGTCGTGCAGGGCGCCATCACGGTCTTCGTCCTGGGCTCGGTGGCATGTGCCGGGGCGCAGAGCATCTGGCAGCTCATCGTGTTCCGCGGCGTCCAGGGCATCGGGGCCGGTGGCCTGTTCGTGCTGGCGCTCGCCGTCATCGCCGACGTGGTGCCGCCCGCACAGCGCGGGCGCTACCAAGGGATGTTCGGCGGGGTGTTCGGTCTGGCGAGCATCGGCGGACCGCTCGTGGGCGGCTGGTTCACGGACGGTCCCGGCTGGCGCTGGATCTTCCTGATCAACGTGCCGGTCGGCATCCTCGCCCTGGTGGCGACCGCCGTGGGCCTGCGGGCCCGTAACGAGCAGCGCCGCCACGACATCGACTACGCGGGAGCCGCCCTCATCGTCGGCGCCGTCACCTGTGCCCTGCTCTACCTCAACTGGGCGGGCGAGGAGTACGGCTGGACGGCCGCCGGCCCGCTGCTGCTCATCCTGGGCGCCGTGCTGCTCGCGGTGCTGTTCGTCTGGGCCGAGCTGCGGGCCGGTGAACCGGTTATCCCCATGGCGCTCTTCCGCAACCCGGTCTTCGGGATCGGCGCGCTGTTCGGCTTCCTGGCCGGTGCCACCATGTTCGGCGGCATCGTCTTCCTGCCCCTGTGGTTCCAGTCCGTCATGGGCCTGTCCTCGACCCGCTCCGGACTCGCCATGCTGCCGGCCATGTTCGGGCTGATGGCCACGTCGATCGGGTCCGGCCAGCTGATCAGCAGGACGGGCAAGTACAAGATCTTCCCGGTCGCGGGCTCCGCGGTGCTGGTCGTGGCGATGCTGCTGCTGGCCCAGCTCGACGTGGACACGCCGTACTGGCAGGCCGGGCTGTCCACGGCACTGTTCGGTGCCGGGGTCGGACTCGTCATGCAGCCGATCATCACCGCCGTGCAGAACTCGGTCGAGATGAAGGACATGGGAGCGGCCACCAGCGCCGTCAACTTCTACCAGCGCATGGGATCGGCGATGGGTGTCGCGGTGCTCGGCTCCGTGCTGACCACCCGGCTCGCCGACCTCGGCGCGGGCGGCGGTTCCGGTGCTGGGAAGGTCGCGGACATCCAGGGGCTCGCCGAACCGTTGCGCAGCAAGGTGCTGAACGGTTACGCGGACGCCCTCTCCGACGTGTTCCTGCTCTGCGCCCCGCTGATCGCCGTGGCCTTCGTGGTGTCGCTCTTCCTCAAGGAGATGCCGCGCACGGCGCCGCAGCAGGCCGCTCCCATCGCCGAGGAGGCGACCGCCAAGGACTGA
- a CDS encoding beta-ketoacyl synthase N-terminal-like domain-containing protein, with protein MEWNDSVFADGTPVTGGDQPSGTALRDPAVVLVSAGDPGRLTRSARSLRDHLDRVVREGSASGVLPADVAWTTQTGRTPLRHRLAVVCTGLAEAVAALDAYLAGRPDPRVHTGSAHPATAGAHPRQPATTAEAAELWAGGTDLPWHLYWRQPPARVNLPAYPFAEEDPHTGPGAGTGAGTAAEPERVPEPADSAARAAELEEYLLGRYAEVSGIPLGDLDAHTSFDQYGLTSLQINLLNADLERDWAVTTRTLFFECRHLSEVAERLVRRHDARRTAAAAPAAAPAVAPVPAPAPGPVAVPVGNGTIAGNGAIAVIGIAGRYPRSPDLEAFWANLVGGRDCVTPLPEERHRPGWPVDRMVGGFLDDVDRFDPLFFGITPRDAALMDPQERLFTQSCWEALEDAGLTRERLREEHGSRVGVYIGSMYSDYAFFGVEETLRGNPSYAGGAIGNIANRVSYLMDLHGPSLAVDTMCSSSMTALHLAVRSLRSGDCEVAIAGAVNLSLHPNKFIQQNKMSLTSSSLRCRSFGAGGDGFVPAEGVGSLVLKPLARALADGDRVRAVIRGTAVVHAGRTNGYIVPSPVAQSEVVREALADAGLRPQDIDYVEAHGAGTALGDPVEIEGLNRVFDTPDRAVGSLPLGSVKSTIGHVEAAAGIAAFTRTLLQLEHATLAPSLHAEELNPNVDWAATPFRVQREAAPWPSAAGPDGLPKPRRAGISSFGAGGTIAHVVLEEYPAAPAPERPSPTAGRPQLIVLSAYDEQRLRMVANRLAERLRQGGAALALADVAWTLQSGREPLKERMALIATDVADLRGRLERFAGGDDTGLLRGRAPAQGRTQGRVRPGRADEGEGLWETGEHWVNGGPVDWPMLHRTPNGTGTRPGVVSLPTYPFARMRCWIPETAEVPAPGPFPASVVSVPAPAVSVPAPAGPADEAELLHREWMPTGQASAATGPSGTVIVCLHTEATRRLAEELARTASPGSLVLVREGPGTGEPGYSDDAGADAVAETLFARRPNIGGWIDLADLGGPSATSADGWTARLLLIRRLIGARPGVPLRGIQIVRGLQDLEGSEPDPAGARVAGFLRMLGAEYPRLDTTVLDTDLPVGDPAALAGSIWGEWHERGAQAEVCHRHGLRYEPVLRPTLGRYAPLAPDPAKAYVVTGGTRGIGAKVAGLLADRGARRIAVLGGRPLPPRDRWREPGALDARAAETVEVIGRLEGRGVEVLVHTGSLTDEAAIAGFLERVRTELGPIGGVVHCAGGHGTGRPAFVGKDSASIRATFAPKIDGLETLAGLCAADRPDFFLVFSSACSLVPRLAVGVSDYAAANAAMDFFVAHQVREGRDWFRSVAWPMWTESGAARGKDNVCAPAGLAALGDSEGLRVLERAVAMPWGGTVLPARPLSGALDVDELVRAKSLPAPEASVVPEPPAVPERPAVPERPAVPEPVMAAAPPVAAAGHAWLTRLVAAVLGTPEADLDVQADFADLGVESVMLGELLESVEETVGRRLQPALLLEHSSVEQLAAYCASLGLPTPPPAAAAVRAPAQAPAPAPVRVPADAPTPVPAREPGRGAVAVIGMAGRFPGAPDVATYWQNLLDERCAVTEVPPGRWDVEAVYRPEFESGYSTGKWGGFLDDLEMFDPGPFQLGDAEATGLDPGIRLFLETTADCLSDAGYTREELWGRDVAVYVGGRISDYARRAPLRPEVLQSDQNFLTAQVAHRFNFRGPNMVVDSACSSSLVAVQLACRALQAGDAELALVGGVELLLDERPYLEFSVARAISPTGRCRSFDEAADGLVPGEGCGGVLLKPLEAALADGDRIHAVIESIAVNNDGHTMGTTTPNPAAQSDVVRRALAAAGRQAREIGLVEAHGTGTRIGDPMELQALAEVFRESSPDQGFCAIGSVKSNIGHLLCAAGVAGLIKVALCLQHGRIPATLFCDNPNPRFDFAHSPFVPVTRTRDWPVEASGRVAGLSSFGLGGTNAHLIASALDPARRPAGVPVRGPLPAPVYRRRRLWLDAPARSAVFPSVPSAPPVPRPLGNAPRAAILDLRFTTGARAGQQNEGAPLAGGHR; from the coding sequence TACGGGTGCGGGTACGGCGGCGGAGCCGGAACGTGTACCAGAACCGGCCGACTCCGCCGCGCGCGCCGCGGAGTTGGAGGAGTACCTGCTGGGCCGCTACGCCGAGGTGTCGGGGATCCCCCTCGGGGATCTCGACGCCCACACCTCCTTCGACCAGTACGGACTGACGTCCTTACAGATCAACCTGCTCAACGCCGACCTGGAGCGCGACTGGGCCGTCACCACCCGCACCCTGTTCTTCGAGTGCCGCCACCTGTCCGAGGTGGCGGAGCGTCTCGTCCGGCGGCACGACGCACGCCGTACGGCCGCCGCGGCCCCCGCCGCCGCTCCCGCGGTCGCACCGGTGCCCGCCCCGGCACCCGGCCCCGTGGCCGTCCCCGTCGGCAACGGAACGATCGCCGGCAACGGGGCGATCGCCGTCATCGGCATCGCGGGCCGCTATCCCCGATCGCCCGACCTGGAAGCCTTCTGGGCCAACCTCGTCGGCGGCCGGGACTGCGTCACCCCGCTCCCCGAGGAGCGGCACAGGCCCGGGTGGCCGGTCGACCGCATGGTCGGCGGCTTCCTCGACGACGTCGACCGCTTCGACCCGCTGTTCTTCGGCATCACCCCGCGCGACGCGGCCCTGATGGACCCCCAGGAGCGGCTGTTCACGCAGTCCTGCTGGGAGGCGCTGGAGGACGCGGGCCTGACCCGCGAACGGCTGCGGGAGGAACACGGTTCCCGGGTGGGCGTGTACATCGGCTCGATGTACAGCGACTACGCCTTCTTCGGCGTCGAGGAGACGCTGCGTGGCAACCCGTCCTACGCGGGCGGCGCCATCGGCAACATCGCCAACCGCGTCTCGTACCTGATGGACCTGCACGGCCCCAGCCTCGCCGTCGACACCATGTGCTCCTCCTCGATGACCGCTCTGCACCTCGCCGTGCGCAGCCTGCGCTCCGGGGACTGCGAGGTGGCCATCGCCGGCGCCGTCAACCTCTCGCTGCACCCCAACAAGTTCATCCAGCAGAACAAGATGTCCCTTACGTCCAGCTCCCTGCGCTGCCGCAGCTTCGGCGCGGGCGGCGACGGATTCGTGCCCGCCGAGGGGGTCGGTTCGCTGGTCCTCAAGCCGCTCGCCAGGGCCCTGGCGGACGGTGACCGCGTACGCGCGGTGATCCGGGGCACCGCGGTGGTGCACGCGGGCAGGACCAACGGCTACATCGTCCCCTCGCCCGTCGCGCAGAGCGAAGTCGTCCGCGAGGCGCTTGCCGACGCGGGCCTCCGGCCCCAGGACATCGACTACGTGGAGGCGCACGGGGCGGGGACCGCGCTCGGCGACCCGGTGGAGATCGAGGGGCTGAACCGGGTTTTCGACACGCCGGACCGGGCGGTGGGCAGCCTCCCCCTCGGCTCGGTGAAGTCGACGATCGGCCACGTGGAGGCGGCCGCCGGGATCGCGGCGTTCACCAGGACGCTCCTCCAGCTGGAACACGCCACGCTCGCCCCGAGCCTGCACGCCGAGGAACTCAACCCGAACGTCGACTGGGCGGCCACCCCCTTCCGGGTACAGCGCGAGGCCGCGCCGTGGCCCTCCGCGGCCGGTCCTGACGGTCTCCCCAAACCCCGGCGCGCGGGCATCAGCTCGTTCGGCGCGGGCGGGACCATCGCCCACGTGGTGCTGGAGGAGTACCCCGCCGCACCGGCGCCGGAGCGCCCCTCGCCGACGGCGGGCCGTCCCCAGCTGATCGTCCTCTCCGCCTACGACGAGCAGCGGCTGCGGATGGTCGCGAACCGGCTCGCAGAGCGTCTGCGGCAGGGCGGTGCGGCACTGGCGCTCGCCGACGTGGCCTGGACCCTCCAGTCCGGGCGCGAGCCGCTCAAGGAGCGGATGGCCCTGATCGCGACGGATGTCGCGGACCTCCGAGGCCGGCTGGAGCGGTTCGCCGGGGGCGACGACACCGGGCTGCTGCGCGGACGTGCTCCGGCCCAGGGCCGGACGCAGGGCCGGGTGCGCCCCGGACGCGCGGACGAGGGAGAGGGGCTGTGGGAGACGGGGGAGCACTGGGTGAACGGCGGCCCGGTCGACTGGCCGATGCTGCACCGGACCCCGAACGGGACCGGGACGCGGCCGGGCGTCGTGTCGCTGCCGACGTACCCCTTCGCGCGGATGCGGTGCTGGATCCCGGAGACCGCCGAAGTCCCGGCACCGGGGCCGTTCCCGGCCTCCGTTGTCTCCGTACCGGCGCCCGCTGTGTCCGTGCCGGCGCCCGCCGGACCTGCCGACGAGGCCGAGCTCCTGCACCGGGAGTGGATGCCCACCGGGCAGGCCTCCGCCGCGACGGGGCCCTCCGGCACCGTGATCGTATGCCTCCACACCGAGGCCACCCGCCGCCTGGCCGAGGAGCTGGCCCGCACCGCGTCCCCCGGCTCCCTGGTCCTGGTCCGCGAGGGCCCGGGCACGGGGGAACCGGGCTACTCCGACGACGCGGGCGCCGACGCGGTGGCGGAGACGCTGTTCGCCCGCCGACCGAACATCGGGGGCTGGATCGACCTCGCCGACCTCGGCGGCCCGTCCGCCACGTCAGCCGATGGCTGGACCGCGCGGTTGCTCCTCATCCGGCGGCTGATCGGCGCCCGCCCCGGCGTCCCGCTCCGAGGCATCCAAATCGTCCGCGGGCTGCAGGACCTGGAGGGCTCCGAGCCCGATCCGGCGGGCGCGCGCGTCGCGGGCTTCCTGAGGATGCTCGGCGCGGAGTACCCGCGGCTGGACACCACCGTTCTCGACACCGACCTGCCGGTCGGCGACCCGGCGGCGCTGGCCGGCTCCATCTGGGGTGAGTGGCACGAGCGGGGGGCCCAGGCCGAGGTCTGCCACCGGCACGGACTGCGCTACGAACCCGTGCTCCGTCCCACACTCGGCCGCTACGCCCCGCTCGCCCCCGACCCCGCCAAGGCTTACGTCGTGACGGGTGGCACCCGGGGCATCGGAGCGAAGGTCGCCGGCCTCCTGGCAGACCGCGGCGCCCGCCGGATCGCCGTGCTCGGCGGCCGCCCGCTGCCGCCGCGCGACCGGTGGCGCGAGCCGGGCGCACTGGACGCGCGCGCGGCCGAGACCGTGGAGGTGATCGGGCGTCTGGAGGGCCGTGGCGTCGAAGTCCTCGTGCACACCGGCTCGTTGACCGATGAGGCGGCCATCGCCGGGTTCCTGGAGCGGGTCCGCACCGAACTGGGTCCCATCGGCGGTGTGGTGCACTGCGCGGGGGGCCATGGGACGGGCAGGCCCGCGTTCGTGGGCAAGGACTCCGCCTCGATCCGCGCTACGTTCGCCCCCAAGATCGACGGCCTGGAGACGCTCGCCGGGCTCTGCGCGGCCGACCGCCCCGACTTCTTCCTGGTGTTCTCCTCCGCGTGCTCCCTCGTCCCCCGGCTGGCGGTAGGCGTCAGCGACTACGCGGCAGCGAACGCGGCGATGGACTTCTTCGTCGCCCACCAGGTGCGGGAAGGGCGTGACTGGTTCCGCTCGGTGGCCTGGCCCATGTGGACCGAGAGCGGGGCCGCGCGCGGCAAGGACAACGTCTGCGCCCCGGCGGGGCTCGCCGCGCTCGGCGACAGCGAGGGCCTGCGCGTCCTGGAACGGGCGGTGGCCATGCCCTGGGGCGGCACGGTGCTCCCGGCGCGGCCGCTGTCCGGTGCGCTGGACGTCGACGAGCTGGTCAGGGCCAAGTCCCTGCCCGCGCCTGAAGCATCGGTCGTGCCGGAGCCGCCCGCCGTGCCCGAGCGGCCTGCCGTGCCCGAGCGGCCTGCCGTGCCCGAGCCGGTGATGGCTGCCGCGCCGCCGGTGGCCGCCGCCGGGCACGCGTGGCTGACCCGGTTGGTCGCCGCCGTCCTCGGCACTCCGGAGGCCGATCTGGACGTACAGGCCGACTTTGCCGATCTGGGGGTGGAGTCGGTGATGCTCGGCGAGCTGCTGGAGAGCGTCGAGGAGACGGTGGGACGGCGCCTGCAGCCGGCGCTTCTGCTGGAGCACTCCAGCGTCGAACAACTGGCCGCCTATTGCGCCTCCCTGGGGCTGCCCACGCCGCCGCCGGCCGCCGCCGCTGTCCGGGCCCCGGCCCAGGCCCCGGCCCCGGCACCGGTGCGCGTCCCGGCCGACGCCCCGACGCCCGTCCCGGCGCGGGAGCCCGGGCGGGGTGCCGTGGCCGTGATCGGGATGGCGGGCCGCTTCCCCGGCGCGCCCGACGTGGCGACGTACTGGCAGAACCTGCTCGACGAGCGTTGCGCGGTCACCGAAGTGCCGCCGGGGCGCTGGGACGTCGAGGCGGTGTACCGGCCCGAGTTCGAGTCCGGGTACAGCACCGGCAAATGGGGCGGGTTCCTCGACGACCTGGAGATGTTCGACCCCGGGCCCTTCCAGCTCGGCGACGCGGAGGCCACCGGACTCGACCCGGGCATCCGGCTCTTCCTGGAGACCACGGCGGACTGCCTGAGCGACGCCGGCTACACCCGCGAGGAGCTGTGGGGCCGGGACGTCGCGGTTTACGTGGGCGGGCGGATCTCGGACTACGCCCGCAGAGCGCCGCTACGGCCCGAGGTGCTCCAGTCCGACCAGAACTTCCTGACCGCCCAGGTCGCGCACCGCTTCAACTTCCGTGGCCCCAACATGGTGGTCGACAGTGCCTGTTCCTCGTCGCTCGTCGCCGTACAGCTCGCCTGCCGCGCGCTTCAGGCGGGCGACGCCGAACTGGCCCTGGTCGGCGGTGTCGAACTGCTGCTGGATGAAAGGCCCTACCTGGAGTTCAGCGTCGCCCGCGCGATCTCGCCCACCGGCCGGTGCCGCAGCTTCGACGAGGCCGCCGACGGTCTGGTGCCCGGCGAGGGCTGCGGCGGGGTGCTGCTGAAGCCGCTGGAGGCCGCACTCGCCGACGGCGACCGCATCCACGCGGTGATCGAGTCGATCGCTGTCAACAACGACGGTCACACGATGGGGACGACCACCCCCAACCCCGCCGCGCAGTCGGACGTCGTACGCCGGGCGCTGGCCGCCGCGGGCCGGCAGGCACGGGAGATCGGGCTGGTCGAGGCGCATGGGACCGGCACCAGGATCGGCGATCCGATGGAACTCCAGGCACTGGCCGAGGTGTTCCGGGAGAGCTCCCCGGACCAGGGCTTCTGCGCGATCGGCAGCGTGAAGTCGAACATCGGTCACCTGCTGTGCGCCGCCGGAGTCGCCGGGCTGATCAAGGTGGCACTGTGCCTGCAGCACGGCCGGATCCCCGCGACGCTGTTCTGCGACAACCCCAATCCCCGGTTCGACTTCGCGCACTCGCCCTTCGTGCCGGTCACCCGGACCCGGGACTGGCCGGTGGAGGCGTCCGGGCGGGTGGCGGGGCTGAGTTCCTTCGGCCTGGGCGGCACCAACGCGCACCTCATCGCCTCCGCCCTCGACCCGGCACGGCGACCGGCCGGGGTGCCCGTGCGCGGGCCCCTGCCGGCTCCGGTGTACCGGCGCCGCAGGCTGTGGCTCGACGCGCCCGCCAGGAGCGCCGTATTCCCGTCCGTCCCGTCGGCCCCGCCCGTCCCTCGGCCGCTGGGGAACGCCCCGCGCGCCGCGATCCTCGACCTGCGGTTCACCACCGGTGCGCGCGCGGGACAGCAGAACGAGGGAGCGCCCCTGGCCGGCGGACACCGGTAG